From a single Candidatus Methylomirabilis sp. genomic region:
- a CDS encoding DUF2585 domain-containing protein, protein MPFLLPALRGSFRTYLLIGTGLIAALALILLGMGRVPWCECGYVKLWHGLVSSPENSQHISDWYTFSHIIHGFGFYWILWRLARGLPMGLRAVIAVIAEASWETFENTEFILNRYRAVTISLGYYGDSVINSMGDVLAMGLGFALAARLPVWATIALTAALEGFVGYWIRDNLALNILMLIHPFEAIRTWQLGG, encoded by the coding sequence ATGCCGTTTCTATTGCCTGCGCTGCGGGGTTCGTTCCGGACATACCTGCTTATCGGGACCGGACTCATCGCGGCTCTCGCGCTCATCCTGCTCGGGATGGGCCGGGTGCCCTGGTGCGAGTGCGGGTACGTGAAGCTCTGGCACGGCCTTGTCTCGAGTCCTGAGAACTCACAGCACATCTCGGACTGGTATACCTTCTCGCACATCATCCACGGGTTCGGGTTCTACTGGATTTTGTGGCGGTTGGCGCGGGGGCTGCCGATGGGTCTGCGCGCGGTGATCGCCGTCATCGCCGAGGCGTCCTGGGAAACCTTCGAGAACACCGAGTTCATCCTCAACCGGTACCGCGCGGTGACGATCTCGCTCGGCTACTACGGCGACAGCGTCATCAACTCGATGGGCGACGTCCTCGCAATGGGGCTCGGGTTTGCGCTCGCCGCGCGGCTCCCGGTGTGGGCCACCATCGCGCTCACGGCAGCGCTCGAGGGCTTCGTCGGCTACTGGATCCGGGACAACCTCGCCCTCAATATCCTCATGCTCATCCACCCGTTTGAAGCCATCAGAACGTGGCAGCTCGGCGGGTAG
- a CDS encoding N-acetylmuramoyl-L-alanine amidase, with product MEVLYGDRWKAIPTEVLRGKEYVPLDEVAAVTEGSIQRANGRFLLRLAKGVLGLTENVSRVQVGNREVGLAAPPVLRAGQLWVPLEVLTIAMGERYGEERVFWDDVRRILWVGSTEHTLRLVRHRTYPEYTRIVWETARPLEFVLREDETRTLTLEVTGGILPPALLRPLPIHDGLVRGVEASQAEGVARFVVQTEPGRGFTRAFALKNPDRIVLDLYRGKAVPSGPAAGPPPTAAAPSVPAAPLPTAPPGTGPPPPAAPSPAGIRTIVIDPGHGGRDPGAIGSGGLREKDVVLDIALRLEKLIKSRLGLAVILTRREDVFISLEERTAIANRAKADFFLSIHVNAAPKSRAIGFETYFLSKEPSDSDARASAIRENVPLTEEGLAGKGQDSVKAILWDMAYALYTRESAALAGMMLEELDKILNVNNRGVKSGPFFVLMGAAMPSALVEVAFISNAQEERKLQGESYRQRVAEALLQGIVKFRTRYEKRLGIGPAAPAG from the coding sequence GTGGAAGTGCTGTACGGAGACCGCTGGAAGGCGATCCCGACTGAGGTCCTCCGGGGCAAGGAGTACGTGCCTCTCGACGAGGTGGCGGCCGTCACGGAGGGGAGCATCCAGCGGGCGAACGGTCGGTTCCTGCTGCGCCTCGCGAAGGGGGTCCTGGGCCTGACGGAGAACGTCTCCCGCGTCCAGGTGGGCAACCGGGAGGTCGGCCTGGCTGCGCCACCCGTCCTCCGGGCGGGGCAGCTCTGGGTCCCGCTGGAGGTGCTGACCATTGCGATGGGGGAGCGGTACGGAGAGGAACGGGTCTTCTGGGACGATGTCCGGCGCATCCTCTGGGTGGGGAGCACCGAGCACACGCTCCGGCTGGTGCGCCACCGGACCTATCCTGAGTACACGCGGATCGTCTGGGAGACCGCCCGTCCCCTGGAGTTCGTCCTGCGGGAGGATGAGACGAGGACCCTCACCCTGGAAGTGACGGGGGGAATCCTCCCGCCGGCCCTCCTGCGCCCCCTGCCCATCCACGACGGCTTGGTCCGGGGCGTGGAGGCGAGCCAGGCGGAGGGGGTGGCCCGCTTCGTGGTCCAGACGGAGCCGGGCCGCGGCTTCACGCGGGCCTTCGCCCTGAAGAACCCGGACCGGATCGTCCTCGACCTGTACCGGGGAAAGGCGGTGCCGAGCGGCCCGGCGGCGGGGCCGCCGCCCACGGCCGCCGCCCCTTCGGTCCCGGCCGCGCCCCTCCCCACCGCTCCGCCCGGCACTGGTCCTCCCCCTCCCGCGGCCCCCTCCCCCGCAGGGATCCGGACCATCGTGATTGACCCTGGCCACGGCGGCCGGGACCCGGGGGCAATCGGCTCCGGGGGCCTCAGGGAGAAGGACGTCGTCCTCGACATCGCCCTGCGGCTGGAGAAGCTGATCAAGAGCCGCCTGGGCCTCGCGGTCATCCTCACCCGTCGGGAGGACGTCTTCATTTCCCTGGAGGAGCGGACGGCCATCGCCAACCGTGCGAAGGCCGATTTCTTTCTGAGTATCCACGTGAACGCTGCCCCGAAGAGCCGGGCCATCGGCTTCGAGACCTACTTCCTGAGTAAGGAGCCCTCCGATAGCGATGCGCGAGCCTCTGCGATCCGGGAGAACGTGCCGCTGACCGAAGAGGGCCTGGCCGGGAAGGGGCAGGACTCGGTGAAGGCCATCCTCTGGGACATGGCCTACGCGCTCTACACCCGGGAATCCGCGGCGCTGGCGGGCATGATGCTGGAAGAGCTGGACAAGATCCTCAACGTGAACAACCGGGGCGTGAAGTCCGGTCCCTTCTTCGTCCTCATGGGGGCGGCCATGCCCTCCGCGTTGGTGGAGGTGGCTTTCATCAGCAACGCCCAGGAGGAACGGAAGCTCCAGGGGGAGTCCTACAGGCAGCGCGTGGCCGAGGCTCTCCTGCAGGGCATCGTGAAGTTCCGCACCCGCTACGAGAAGCGGCTGGGCATCGGCCCGGCTGCCCCGGCAGGCTAG